One segment of Gilliamella sp. ESL0441 DNA contains the following:
- the coaD gene encoding pantetheine-phosphate adenylyltransferase — MKTKSLTAIFPGTFDPITNGHIDLITRASLLFPRLIVAIAENPNKKTLFSLKERVNLASSSVEHLLNVQVIGFDNLMADFAQTYNATVIVRGVRTTHDFEYERQLAEMNRALKPDLDTIFLMPSMAMGFISSTIVKDVAYHGGNISNLVPLLVKTELLKRLT; from the coding sequence ATGAAAACAAAAAGTTTAACTGCAATTTTTCCGGGAACTTTTGATCCTATTACAAATGGGCATATTGATCTTATCACTCGAGCATCACTTTTATTTCCTCGATTAATTGTTGCAATTGCTGAAAACCCAAATAAAAAAACGTTATTCAGTCTTAAAGAACGCGTCAATTTAGCATCCAGTTCGGTTGAACACCTTCTTAATGTTCAAGTGATTGGTTTTGATAATCTAATGGCTGATTTTGCGCAAACTTACAATGCGACAGTTATTGTTCGAGGTGTGCGAACTACTCATGATTTTGAATATGAAAGACAATTAGCTGAGATGAATCGGGCGCTGAAACCTGATTTAGATACAATATTTTTAATGCCTTCAATGGCGATGGGATTTATTTCTTCTACCATTGTTAAAGATGTTGCTTATCACGGTGGTAATATCTCTAATTTAGTTCCATTACTTGTTA